In Janthinobacterium sp. J1-1, a single genomic region encodes these proteins:
- a CDS encoding response regulator transcription factor, whose protein sequence is MRLLLVEDDPMIGESLVDGLRGESYAVDWVRDGREAQLALDGFEYDLMLLDLGLPGLQGMDVLRAARKRGADLPVLIITARDGTPARVEGLDAGADDYLVKPFDLDELLARLRALLRRRSGHTRSVIEHGGVTLDLASHEASFHGVPVKLARREFSVLRALLDNPGKVITKSQFEEKLYGWDSEVESNTVDVYIYQLRKKFGADLIQTVRGVGYKIRVAP, encoded by the coding sequence GTGCGATTGCTGCTGGTGGAAGATGATCCGATGATCGGCGAGAGCCTGGTCGATGGCCTGCGTGGCGAAAGCTATGCGGTGGACTGGGTGCGCGACGGCCGCGAGGCGCAGCTGGCGCTCGACGGTTTCGAGTATGACCTGATGCTGCTCGACCTGGGCCTGCCCGGCCTGCAGGGCATGGACGTGCTGCGCGCGGCGCGCAAGCGCGGGGCCGACCTGCCGGTGCTGATCATCACGGCGCGCGACGGCACGCCGGCCCGCGTCGAAGGCCTCGATGCGGGCGCCGACGATTACCTGGTCAAGCCGTTCGACCTCGACGAACTGCTGGCCCGCCTGCGCGCCTTGCTGCGCCGGCGCAGCGGCCATACGCGCTCGGTGATCGAGCATGGCGGCGTGACGCTGGACCTGGCCAGCCATGAAGCGAGCTTTCATGGCGTGCCCGTCAAGCTGGCGCGGCGCGAGTTTTCCGTGCTGCGCGCCTTGCTCGACAATCCAGGCAAGGTGATCACCAAGAGCCAGTTCGAGGAAAAACTGTACGGCTGGGACAGCGAAGTGGAAAGCAACACCGTCGACGTGTATATCTACCAGCTGCGCAAGAAGTTCGGCGCCGACCTGATCCAGACCGTGCGCGGCGTCGGCTACAAGATCCGGGTGGCGCCATGA
- a CDS encoding alpha/beta hydrolase, protein MPLSESGQAAAMVFDASTLAQARRFNRQLGRAPRFRIRNRVIPVLIQSLLHLSQLMGARKLARAGIRAERRVVHSDGINVPVRILQGLRPARAVVLDFHGGGWVIGNAQMNDELNLATIEACDVAVVSVDYRLMPSHTLQDMLDDCLAAARWLLETQFAGLPIFVVGESAGGHLAAATLLRLKQWPELLARVKGAVLYYGVYDLAGTPSVRAAGPDTLLLHGPSMAASMRMLTPGLDEAEQRLPPLSPLYGALDGMPPALMIAGERDPLRDDTVLMARRWGEVAEVEVHLPPEAAHGFIRFPIALARQVQARTHAWLNERINARIAAVRQPP, encoded by the coding sequence ATGCCTTTGTCAGAAAGCGGCCAGGCCGCTGCCATGGTATTTGATGCATCCACGCTGGCGCAGGCGCGCCGGTTCAACCGCCAGCTGGGCCGGGCGCCGCGTTTTCGCATCCGCAACCGCGTGATTCCCGTGCTGATCCAGTCGCTGCTGCACCTGTCGCAGCTGATGGGCGCGCGCAAGCTGGCGCGCGCGGGTATCCGCGCCGAGCGGCGCGTAGTGCACTCCGATGGCATCAATGTGCCGGTACGCATCCTGCAGGGCCTGCGTCCGGCACGAGCCGTGGTGCTCGACTTTCACGGCGGCGGCTGGGTGATCGGCAATGCGCAGATGAACGATGAGCTGAACCTGGCTACCATCGAAGCCTGCGATGTGGCGGTGGTGTCGGTCGACTACCGGCTGATGCCGTCCCACACCTTGCAGGACATGCTGGACGACTGCCTGGCGGCCGCGCGCTGGCTTTTGGAGACCCAGTTTGCGGGTCTCCCCATTTTTGTGGTGGGTGAATCGGCCGGCGGCCACCTGGCGGCAGCGACCCTGCTGCGGCTCAAGCAGTGGCCCGAGCTGCTGGCCCGCGTCAAGGGCGCGGTGCTGTATTACGGCGTGTACGACCTGGCCGGCACACCCAGCGTGCGCGCGGCCGGGCCGGATACCTTGTTGCTGCACGGTCCCAGCATGGCCGCTTCGATGCGCATGCTGACGCCTGGCCTGGATGAAGCGGAGCAGCGCTTGCCGCCGCTGTCGCCGTTGTACGGCGCGCTGGACGGCATGCCGCCGGCCTTGATGATCGCGGGCGAGCGCGATCCGCTGCGCGACGACACGGTGCTGATGGCGCGGCGCTGGGGCGAAGTGGCCGAGGTGGAAGTGCACTTGCCGCCGGAAGCGGCGCATGGGTTTATCCGCTTTCCCATCGCGCTGGCGCGTCAGGTACAGGCGCGCACGCATGCATGGCTCAATGAACGTATCAATGCGCGGATCGCCGCCGTCAGGCAGCCGCCTTGA
- a CDS encoding FdhF/YdeP family oxidoreductase: MTNASHTDPYPHPAGGWGSVKEVGAALLTEGVLFKGGGLMLHQNKTEGYACVGCAWAKPANPHPFEFCESGAKATAWEITSKKIGADFFSQHTLAELRTWSDHELESVGRLTVPLRWDPASDRYVETSWDAAFAAIGAELRPMAPGSVVFYSSGRASLETSYMYQLAARMYGNNNLPDSSNMCHESTSVALPKTIGVPIGTVVLDDFEQADCIFFFGQNVGTNSPRMLHQLQEARKRGIPVITFNPLRETGLLHFANPQSPADMLTPAETQITTQYLQVKAGGDSAALMGLCKALIEADDAAQAAGNARVLDAPFLAGHTSGFDDFAGAARATSWLDIERESSLGRADLETAAQTYARAERVIGIFGMGLTQHRHGVQNVQMLSNFLLLRGNIGKPGAGICPVRGHSNVQGQRTVGITEKPELAPLAQLKKQYGFEPPRHKGLNTVTACEGLLDGSVKAFISLGGNFLRAAPDTDVLEPAWGKLRLSVQIATKLNRSHLVPGAVSYLLPCLGRIEIDRQASGEQAVSVEDSTGCMHGSRGRAEPAADTLRSEPAIVAALARAMLPPERFALAPWDAWVADYAEVRNAIAETYPEIFHDFNARMWQPGGFRRPVPAAQRVWKTPNGLANFITPATLLEDPDQASPRDDVLRMFTIRSDSQFNTTIYNEDDRFRGIYGGRRVLLVNAIDIIRLGFAEGALVDVHGVAPDGIERRVNGLRLVGYDVPPGCIAGYYPECNPLLPLAHHAVESMVPAGKSIAVRLVKAAA, from the coding sequence ATGACGAATGCCAGCCATACCGATCCCTACCCCCACCCTGCCGGCGGCTGGGGTTCCGTCAAGGAGGTGGGCGCCGCGCTGCTGACCGAAGGCGTGCTGTTCAAGGGCGGCGGCCTGATGCTGCACCAGAACAAGACCGAAGGCTATGCCTGCGTCGGCTGCGCCTGGGCCAAGCCGGCCAATCCGCATCCGTTCGAATTTTGCGAAAGCGGCGCCAAGGCCACGGCCTGGGAAATCACCAGCAAGAAAATCGGCGCCGATTTTTTCAGCCAGCATACCCTGGCCGAACTGCGCACCTGGAGCGACCATGAACTGGAAAGCGTGGGCAGGCTGACGGTGCCGCTGCGCTGGGACCCGGCCAGCGACCGTTATGTGGAAACCAGCTGGGATGCGGCGTTTGCGGCAATCGGCGCGGAACTGCGCCCGATGGCGCCGGGCAGCGTGGTGTTCTACAGTTCCGGGCGCGCCTCGCTGGAAACGTCGTATATGTACCAGCTGGCCGCGCGCATGTACGGCAATAACAACCTGCCCGACAGCTCCAATATGTGCCACGAAAGCACCTCGGTGGCGCTGCCGAAGACCATCGGTGTGCCGATCGGCACCGTGGTGCTGGACGACTTCGAACAGGCCGACTGCATCTTTTTTTTCGGGCAGAACGTGGGCACCAACAGCCCGCGCATGCTGCACCAGCTGCAGGAAGCGCGCAAGCGTGGCATTCCGGTGATCACCTTCAATCCGCTGCGCGAGACGGGCCTGCTGCACTTTGCCAATCCGCAGTCGCCGGCCGACATGCTCACTCCCGCCGAAACACAGATCACCACCCAGTATCTGCAGGTGAAAGCGGGCGGCGACAGTGCGGCACTGATGGGGCTGTGCAAGGCGCTGATCGAAGCGGACGACGCGGCGCAGGCCGCTGGCAATGCGCGCGTGCTCGATGCGCCTTTTTTGGCCGGGCACACCTCGGGTTTCGACGATTTCGCCGGCGCGGCGCGCGCCACCTCCTGGCTCGATATCGAACGCGAGTCAAGCCTGGGCCGCGCCGATCTGGAAACGGCGGCACAGACCTATGCCAGGGCCGAACGCGTGATCGGCATCTTCGGCATGGGCCTGACCCAGCACCGCCACGGCGTGCAGAACGTGCAGATGCTGTCGAATTTCCTGCTTTTGCGCGGCAATATCGGCAAGCCGGGCGCCGGCATCTGCCCCGTGCGCGGCCACTCGAACGTGCAGGGCCAGCGCACGGTGGGCATCACGGAAAAGCCGGAACTGGCGCCGCTAGCCCAACTGAAAAAACAATATGGCTTCGAGCCGCCACGCCACAAAGGCCTCAACACCGTCACCGCCTGCGAAGGACTGCTGGACGGGTCTGTAAAGGCCTTTATCAGCCTGGGCGGCAATTTCCTGCGCGCCGCGCCCGACACGGACGTGCTGGAACCGGCCTGGGGCAAGCTGCGCCTGTCGGTGCAGATCGCCACCAAGCTCAATCGCAGCCACCTGGTGCCGGGCGCGGTATCGTATTTGCTGCCCTGCCTGGGCCGCATCGAGATAGACCGCCAGGCCAGCGGCGAGCAGGCCGTCTCGGTCGAAGACAGCACCGGCTGCATGCACGGCTCGCGCGGCCGCGCCGAACCGGCGGCCGACACCCTGCGCTCGGAACCGGCCATCGTGGCTGCCCTGGCGCGCGCCATGCTGCCGCCCGAACGCTTTGCGCTGGCGCCGTGGGATGCCTGGGTGGCCGACTATGCCGAAGTGCGCAACGCGATCGCCGAGACCTATCCCGAGATTTTTCATGACTTCAACGCGCGCATGTGGCAGCCCGGTGGTTTTCGCCGTCCCGTGCCCGCCGCCCAGCGCGTATGGAAAACACCGAATGGCCTGGCCAATTTCATCACGCCGGCAACCCTGCTGGAAGACCCGGACCAGGCCAGCCCGCGCGACGATGTGCTGCGCATGTTTACCATCCGCAGCGACAGCCAGTTCAATACCACCATCTACAATGAAGACGACCGTTTCCGCGGCATCTATGGCGGCCGGCGCGTGCTGCTGGTCAATGCCATCGACATCATCCGCCTCGGGTTTGCCGAAGGCGCGCTGGTCGACGTGCATGGCGTGGCGCCGGACGGCATCGAGCGCCGCGTCAATGGCCTGCGGCTGGTGGGCTACGACGTGCCGCCCGGCTGCATCGCCGGCTACTATCCCGAGTGCAATCCGCTGCTGCCGCTGGCCCACCATGCGGTGGAGAGCATGGTGCCGGCGGGGAAATCGATTGCAGTGAGACTGGTCAAGGCGGCTGCCTGA
- a CDS encoding LysR family transcriptional regulator, with the protein MDILHLKTFACVARVGSITRAAERLFLSQPAVSAHIKGMEEYLGLALFERTARGMRLTGHGQRILAMAEHTIASHRALIDEAAMLKGRLAGRLRIGVGGQSDTALIGRLLRRFAEQHPEVEVSLEYGSSGATLAAIRSGVLDAGFYNEAGTPGDDLATREMARFPIYLAAPAGMVDPRAPLDWAALGELPWIFAPASLCCGGAAEQLFQAHRFRPRRIISIDRESVMRPMLAQRLGIGLLHGDTALDAQRLGEVDLLCVAHPAVSQLFAHLASRAQEPLFGAIHAALGAAHP; encoded by the coding sequence ATGGATATCCTGCACCTGAAAACCTTTGCCTGCGTGGCGCGTGTAGGCAGCATCACGCGCGCCGCCGAACGCCTGTTCCTGAGCCAGCCCGCCGTCAGCGCCCACATCAAGGGCATGGAGGAATACCTGGGCCTGGCCCTGTTCGAACGCACGGCGCGCGGCATGCGCCTGACCGGCCACGGCCAGCGCATCCTGGCCATGGCCGAGCACACCATCGCCAGCCACCGCGCGCTGATCGATGAAGCGGCCATGCTGAAAGGCCGGCTGGCCGGCCGGTTGCGCATCGGCGTCGGCGGGCAATCGGACACGGCGCTGATCGGCAGGCTGCTGCGGCGCTTCGCCGAACAGCATCCGGAGGTGGAAGTGTCGCTGGAATACGGCAGCTCCGGCGCCACCCTGGCCGCCATCCGCAGCGGCGTGCTGGACGCCGGCTTCTACAACGAAGCAGGCACGCCGGGCGACGACCTGGCCACGCGCGAAATGGCGCGCTTTCCCATCTACCTGGCCGCGCCGGCCGGCATGGTCGACCCGCGCGCACCGCTGGACTGGGCCGCCCTGGGCGAACTGCCGTGGATCTTCGCGCCGGCCAGCCTGTGCTGCGGCGGTGCCGCCGAGCAGCTGTTCCAGGCCCACCGGTTCCGCCCGCGCCGCATCATCAGCATCGACCGCGAAAGCGTGATGCGCCCGATGCTGGCGCAGCGCCTGGGCATCGGCCTGCTGCATGGCGACACGGCGCTCGACGCGCAGCGCCTGGGCGAAGTCGACCTGCTGTGCGTGGCCCATCCGGCCGTCAGCCAGCTGTTCGCCCACCTGGCCAGCCGCGCGCAAGAGCCGCTGTTCGGCGCCATCCACGCGGCACTGGGCGCAGCGCATCCCTGA
- a CDS encoding ATP-binding protein has product MTSIRHRLLLGLLGATLLCVLGAGASLYFSLLEETNEVGDLQLRQLAVAVPGEFAPDTGRPSPQDPEEAFVLQSWDERGALLYAAAGKPQLPRYVLDGFTRVKVNGLRWRLYGETRRGRYVQVAQTMNVRRHLALSMAWRAGSPLLAFALMLALVIVVVVRRALQPLDRLADSVAGRSPDALTPLAMQQMPPELRPVVLALNGLMRKFDEAITAQRTFVADAAHELRSPLTALKLQLQVAERATSDAARSVALKKLHDRLDRSTHLVRQLLSLARHEAALAPGQLRTVDLGQLLAGAVADHGALADSREIDLGVVAPAQVLVEADPDGLQVLLNNLVDNALRYTQPGGTVDLEAARVDGRAMLRVRDNGPGVPEEHRARLFDRFYRPDGHDAWGCGLGLSIVRNIADHHQAGIELAESGEGRGLCVTVWFAPPAQ; this is encoded by the coding sequence ATGACCAGCATTCGCCACCGCCTGTTGCTGGGCCTCCTGGGCGCGACCCTGCTGTGCGTGCTGGGGGCCGGCGCCTCGCTGTACTTTTCGCTGCTGGAAGAAACCAATGAGGTGGGCGACCTTCAACTGCGCCAGCTGGCGGTGGCCGTTCCCGGTGAATTCGCGCCCGATACGGGCCGCCCGTCGCCGCAGGACCCGGAAGAAGCGTTCGTGCTGCAGTCGTGGGACGAGCGCGGCGCGCTGCTGTATGCGGCCGCCGGCAAGCCACAATTGCCGCGCTATGTGCTGGACGGCTTTACCCGGGTGAAGGTGAACGGCCTGCGCTGGCGCCTGTATGGCGAAACGCGGCGCGGCCGCTATGTGCAGGTGGCGCAGACCATGAATGTGCGGCGCCACCTGGCGCTCAGCATGGCCTGGCGCGCCGGCTCGCCGCTGCTGGCATTCGCCCTGATGCTGGCGCTGGTGATCGTGGTGGTGGTGCGGCGCGCGCTGCAGCCGCTGGACCGCCTGGCCGACAGCGTGGCCGGGCGCTCGCCCGATGCGCTGACACCGTTGGCGATGCAGCAGATGCCGCCCGAACTGCGGCCGGTGGTGCTGGCACTGAATGGCCTGATGCGCAAATTCGACGAGGCGATCACGGCCCAGCGCACCTTTGTCGCCGACGCGGCGCACGAACTGCGCTCGCCGCTGACGGCATTGAAATTGCAGCTGCAGGTGGCCGAACGGGCCACCAGCGACGCGGCGCGCAGCGTGGCGTTGAAAAAACTGCACGACCGGCTCGACCGCAGCACCCACCTGGTGCGCCAGTTGCTGAGCCTGGCCCGCCACGAAGCGGCGCTGGCGCCGGGCCAGCTGCGCACGGTCGACCTGGGCCAGCTGCTGGCCGGCGCCGTGGCCGACCATGGCGCGCTGGCCGACAGCCGCGAGATCGACCTGGGTGTGGTGGCGCCGGCGCAAGTGCTGGTCGAGGCCGATCCCGACGGCTTGCAGGTGCTGCTCAATAACCTGGTCGACAATGCCCTGCGCTACACGCAGCCGGGCGGCACGGTGGACCTGGAAGCGGCGCGCGTCGACGGGCGCGCCATGCTGCGCGTGCGCGACAACGGCCCCGGCGTGCCGGAAGAGCATCGCGCGCGCCTGTTCGACCGTTTTTATCGCCCCGACGGCCACGATGCCTGGGGCTGCGGCCTGGGTCTGTCCATCGTGCGCAATATCGCCGACCATCACCAGGCCGGCATCGAACTGGCCGAGAGCGGCGAGGGCAGGGGGCTGTGCGTGACGGTGTGGTTTGCGCCGCCGGCTCAATAA
- a CDS encoding YbhB/YbcL family Raf kinase inhibitor-like protein has protein sequence MRTSFTLAMPAILGAIALWSHPAHAQQGDGTHVGIAAAIVKPDKVEATPERVAGVKAPPGFAVSVFDSGLKNIRIVAVAPDGTIYVSRRDQGDVLMFKDADGDGRPDAAPVTVASRAGAHGLAIRDGKLYLATVKEVFVADILPDGRLSPLKLIIGDLPDAGQHPNRTLAFGPDGMLYISAGSTCNTCNESNPENATLLRASPDGKQRSIFASGLRNMIGFDWQPRTGELWGMDHGIDFLGDDDQQEELNKIELGKQYGWPHVYGAGSIYPQSTPVGDISKEEWKARSTPMELGYTAHAAPMQLLFYRGANFPAEYQGDAFVTMRGSWNRSTPSGYEIVRVRFADGQAKSIEPFVGSFLTDGGKTHIARPVGLAMAKDGSLLMADDANGVLYRIAYTGNAARGAMLPAAPAAPMQQQAAQGTNVPLALVRPESVGGGKLAVSSNAFASNAMLAAKYSEYADGVSPPLSWSAVAGAKSYVIIMEDPDAPQKPFVHWLAWNISATVTSLPEGLQEQPRLTEPEGVLQGRTTRGSTGYYGPRPPVGDPAHHYHFQVFALDTVLSLPFGSDRDQLLKAMQGHVLAKGELMGRYKQVQPPLK, from the coding sequence ATGCGAACTTCCTTCACCCTTGCCATGCCTGCCATCCTCGGCGCCATCGCTTTGTGGTCCCACCCGGCACACGCCCAGCAGGGCGACGGCACCCATGTCGGTATCGCCGCCGCCATCGTCAAGCCCGACAAGGTCGAGGCCACGCCTGAACGCGTGGCCGGCGTCAAGGCGCCGCCCGGCTTTGCCGTCTCGGTGTTTGACTCGGGCCTGAAAAATATCCGCATCGTCGCGGTGGCGCCTGACGGCACGATTTACGTCAGCCGGCGCGACCAGGGCGATGTCCTGATGTTCAAGGATGCCGATGGCGATGGCCGACCCGATGCCGCTCCCGTGACCGTGGCCAGCCGCGCCGGCGCGCATGGCCTGGCGATCCGCGACGGCAAGCTGTACCTGGCCACCGTCAAGGAGGTGTTCGTGGCCGATATCCTGCCGGACGGGCGCCTGTCGCCATTGAAACTGATTATCGGCGACCTGCCCGACGCGGGCCAGCATCCGAACCGCACGCTGGCCTTTGGCCCGGACGGCATGCTGTATATCAGCGCCGGTTCGACCTGCAATACCTGCAATGAAAGCAATCCGGAAAACGCCACCTTGCTGCGCGCGTCGCCCGACGGCAAGCAGCGCAGTATCTTTGCCTCTGGCCTGCGCAACATGATCGGCTTCGACTGGCAGCCGCGCACCGGCGAACTGTGGGGCATGGACCACGGCATCGATTTCCTCGGCGACGACGACCAGCAGGAAGAACTGAACAAGATCGAACTGGGCAAGCAGTACGGCTGGCCGCACGTGTATGGCGCCGGCAGCATCTACCCGCAAAGCACGCCCGTCGGCGATATCAGCAAGGAAGAGTGGAAGGCGCGCAGCACGCCGATGGAGCTCGGCTACACGGCCCACGCGGCGCCGATGCAACTGCTGTTCTATCGCGGCGCGAACTTCCCGGCCGAATACCAGGGCGACGCCTTCGTCACCATGCGCGGCTCGTGGAACCGCAGCACGCCCTCCGGCTATGAAATCGTGCGCGTGCGCTTTGCCGATGGCCAGGCAAAATCGATCGAACCCTTCGTCGGCAGCTTCCTGACGGACGGCGGCAAGACCCATATCGCGCGTCCGGTAGGCCTGGCGATGGCCAAAGACGGTTCGCTGCTGATGGCGGACGACGCCAATGGCGTGCTGTATCGGATCGCCTACACCGGCAACGCGGCGCGCGGCGCCATGCTGCCAGCCGCTCCCGCCGCGCCGATGCAGCAGCAGGCGGCGCAGGGCACGAACGTGCCGCTGGCGCTGGTGCGTCCCGAAAGTGTCGGCGGTGGCAAGCTGGCGGTCAGCAGCAATGCCTTTGCCAGCAACGCCATGCTGGCCGCCAAGTACAGCGAGTATGCGGATGGCGTGTCGCCGCCGCTGTCCTGGTCGGCCGTCGCGGGCGCCAAATCCTATGTCATCATCATGGAAGACCCGGACGCGCCGCAAAAGCCGTTCGTGCACTGGCTGGCCTGGAATATTTCGGCCACCGTCACCAGCCTGCCCGAAGGACTGCAGGAGCAGCCGCGCCTGACCGAACCGGAAGGCGTGCTGCAGGGGCGCACCACGCGCGGCTCGACCGGTTACTACGGTCCGCGTCCGCCGGTGGGCGATCCGGCCCATCATTATCACTTCCAGGTGTTTGCGCTCGACACGGTGCTGTCGCTGCCGTTCGGTTCCGACCGCGACCAGCTGCTCAAGGCGATGCAGGGCCATGTGCTGGCCAAGGGCGAGCTGATGGGCCGCTACAAGCAGGTGCAGCCGCCGCTCAAGTAA
- a CDS encoding MFS transporter produces MHTSTVTPAARGALAALSLATLLPALGASIANIGVPAIATSLQAPFSQVQWVVLAYLLAVTALSVYAGRLGDRLGRRRLLLAGIAVFAIASLLCALAPNLPLLVAARIAQGAGAAVMLALAMAMAAGAVSQRRAGSAMGLLGSMSALGTTLGPALGGLLLARYGWPSLFLINLPLAGLALLLAWRYLPEDRQAPGLPPPRLVLRTAPALAAGLLASALVSAVMMTTLVVGPFYLARGLQLDSAVSGLVLALGPLAAALCGVPAGRLVDRHGAYRMLKAGLLCAALACLALALLPASLGVAAYALPLVLLTAGYALFQAANNTAMMTGVAPDRRGGVAGWMSLSRNLGLVAGASLMAGVFTLAAGGDVTTAPGDAVTRGMHAAFAVAAIVLISALAIARRGK; encoded by the coding sequence ATGCACACTTCTACCGTGACACCCGCCGCGCGCGGCGCGCTGGCCGCCCTGTCGCTGGCCACGCTGCTGCCGGCGCTGGGCGCCAGCATCGCCAATATCGGCGTGCCGGCGATCGCCACCAGCCTGCAGGCGCCTTTCAGCCAGGTGCAGTGGGTGGTGCTGGCCTACCTGCTGGCCGTGACCGCCCTGTCCGTCTACGCCGGCCGCCTGGGCGACCGGCTGGGCCGGCGCCGTTTGCTGCTGGCGGGCATCGCCGTGTTCGCCATCGCCTCGCTGCTGTGCGCGCTGGCGCCCAACTTGCCGCTGCTGGTGGCCGCGCGCATCGCGCAGGGCGCCGGCGCGGCCGTCATGCTGGCGCTGGCCATGGCGATGGCGGCCGGCGCCGTCAGCCAGCGGCGTGCGGGCAGTGCGATGGGCCTGCTGGGCAGCATGTCGGCCCTGGGCACCACCCTGGGGCCGGCGCTGGGCGGCCTGTTGCTGGCCCGTTACGGCTGGCCGTCGCTGTTCCTGATCAATCTGCCGCTAGCCGGCCTGGCGCTGCTGCTGGCGTGGCGCTACCTGCCCGAGGACAGGCAAGCGCCGGGCTTGCCGCCGCCGCGCCTGGTCCTGCGCACCGCACCCGCGCTGGCGGCGGGCCTGCTCGCCAGCGCGCTGGTCTCGGCCGTCATGATGACGACGCTTGTGGTGGGGCCGTTCTACCTGGCGCGCGGCCTGCAACTGGACAGCGCCGTGAGCGGGCTGGTGCTGGCGCTGGGGCCGCTGGCCGCCGCCCTGTGCGGCGTGCCGGCCGGGCGCCTGGTCGACCGCCATGGCGCGTACCGCATGCTCAAGGCCGGCTTGCTGTGCGCGGCGCTGGCCTGCCTGGCGTTGGCGCTGCTGCCGGCCAGCCTGGGCGTGGCCGCGTATGCCTTGCCGCTGGTGCTGCTGACGGCGGGCTACGCGCTGTTCCAGGCGGCCAATAACACGGCCATGATGACGGGCGTGGCGCCGGACCGGCGCGGCGGCGTGGCCGGCTGGATGAGCCTGTCGCGCAACCTGGGCCTGGTGGCGGGCGCCTCGCTGATGGCCGGCGTGTTCACCCTGGCCGCGGGCGGCGACGTGACGACGGCGCCGGGCGACGCCGTCACGCGCGGCATGCACGCCGCGTTTGCGGTGGCGGCCATCGTGCTGATCTCCGCGCTGGCGATCGCACGGCGCGGCAAATGA